The Lycium barbarum isolate Lr01 chromosome 9, ASM1917538v2, whole genome shotgun sequence genome has a segment encoding these proteins:
- the LOC132609015 gene encoding glycine-rich protein-like, translated as MGSKTFLFLGIFLAIFFMISSEVVARELAETSNSVKPDNENEVHVNGYNGVSGDGHYGGGYGHGGGGGYKRKGCRYGCCKKYNYVCKRCCSYAGEAMEKVTEAQPHN; from the exons aTGGGTTCCAAGACATTTCTGTTTCTTGGTATTTTCTTGGCTATTTTTTTCATGATAAGTTCTGAAGTTGTTGCTAGGGAGTTAGCTGAGACTTCCAACT CGGTGAAACCGGATAACGAGAATGAAGTACACGTTAACGGATACAATGGCGTTAGCGGTGATGGACATTATGGTGGCGGCTACggccatggtggtggtggtggttatAAACGTAAAGGATGCCGTTATGGTTGCTGCAAAAAGTACAATTACGTATGCAAAAGGTGTTGTTCCTACGCAGGTGAGGCCATGGAAAAAGTCACTGAAGCCCAGCCACACAACTAA